From the genome of Bosea sp. Tri-49, one region includes:
- a CDS encoding NAD(P)/FAD-dependent oxidoreductase, which produces MKLEPYWLATAPRFTAGSTAPIAGKVDVAIVGGGFTGLSAALALAKSGASVAVLEAGRVIGEASGRNGGHCNNGLAHDLGSLAASLGEEKAVALYRAFDSAVDTVEALVAREAIDCDFIRTGKIKLAAKPEHFAKLEKSAVLLRRTVEPDLAVVSPSEIRREIGSDGFFGGLLYPRSAHMHMGRFGVGLAEAAARNGAAIHENAAVTGLERLSGHAHRVVTSRGTLEAGQVLLATGASRRGPFAWLRRRIVPVGSFIIATEPLSPERAAAIMPTRRTATTTKNIGNYFRLTPDNRLIFGGRARFALSSPASDAKSGAILRVRMLELFSELADTRIDYCWGGLVDMTADRLPRAGERDGIFHALGYSGHGTQMSVHMGQAMARVMGGETKANPFAGLDWPAVPGHFGPPWFLPFVGAYYRYQDWRH; this is translated from the coding sequence ATGAAGCTCGAACCTTACTGGCTCGCGACGGCGCCGAGATTCACCGCCGGCTCTACGGCTCCGATCGCCGGCAAGGTCGATGTCGCCATCGTCGGCGGTGGCTTCACCGGCCTGTCGGCAGCGCTAGCTTTGGCGAAGTCGGGGGCGAGCGTCGCCGTGCTGGAGGCCGGGCGCGTGATCGGCGAGGCCTCCGGACGCAATGGCGGGCATTGCAATAACGGCCTCGCGCATGATCTCGGCAGCCTTGCCGCCAGCCTCGGCGAGGAGAAGGCGGTCGCGCTCTATCGCGCCTTCGACAGCGCTGTCGACACCGTCGAGGCGCTGGTCGCGCGCGAGGCGATCGATTGCGATTTCATCCGCACCGGCAAGATCAAGCTCGCCGCCAAGCCGGAGCATTTCGCCAAGCTGGAGAAGAGCGCCGTGCTGCTGCGGCGCACGGTTGAGCCGGACCTGGCCGTCGTGTCGCCGTCCGAGATTCGCCGCGAGATCGGCTCGGACGGCTTCTTCGGTGGGCTGCTCTATCCGCGCAGCGCCCATATGCATATGGGCCGCTTCGGCGTCGGCCTCGCCGAGGCGGCGGCGCGCAATGGTGCGGCGATCCATGAGAATGCGGCGGTGACCGGACTCGAGCGGCTGAGCGGCCATGCCCACCGCGTCGTCACCAGCCGGGGGACGCTGGAAGCCGGGCAGGTGCTGCTCGCGACCGGCGCCTCGCGCCGGGGGCCCTTCGCCTGGCTCCGGCGCCGCATCGTGCCGGTCGGTAGCTTCATCATCGCGACCGAGCCGCTCTCGCCCGAGCGCGCCGCGGCGATCATGCCGACACGGCGGACGGCAACAACGACCAAGAACATCGGCAACTATTTCCGGCTCACACCTGACAACCGGCTGATCTTTGGGGGGCGGGCGCGCTTTGCGCTGTCGAGCCCGGCCTCGGACGCCAAGAGCGGCGCGATCCTGAGGGTCCGCATGCTGGAGCTCTTCTCGGAGCTCGCGGATACGCGCATCGACTATTGCTGGGGCGGGCTCGTCGACATGACGGCAGACCGGCTGCCGCGCGCCGGCGAGCGCGACGGCATCTTCCACGCGCTCGGCTATAGCGGCCACGGCACCCAGATGTCGGTGCATATGGGGCAGGCCATGGCCAGGGTCATGGGCGGCGAGACGAAGGCGAACCCCTTCGCCGGGCTCGACTGGCCGGCAGTGCCCGGCCATTTCGGCCCGCCATGGTTCCTGCCCTTCGTCGGCGCCTATTATCGCTATCAGGACTGGCGACACTGA
- a CDS encoding LysR family transcriptional regulator — MSELRRMVSSSNALFVFEAAARSGSFTRAAEELNVTQPAVSRMLSRFESHLGLRLFERGGRGAILTPEGEVLYRRVADGFRSIEAGLREVEQLRGGKETVTISVSSAFTTHWLMPRMDHFQRRFPAVDLRFQMIAGSLRGPVDNVDLGMRFLDGDEAVPAEAMVVREVMLPICSPGYRQAEPEAEVTGEGNTIINLTDSALDWAERYPPFATGRPGPVKTLSFSDYAVVVQAALLGQGVAFGWITVVSHALRSGALVPASDRLTRGERNCVLLTPRNRPPSPVVRAIRDWIGAELKAEIEAIDALHPGLGLRQACYG, encoded by the coding sequence ATGTCAGAGCTGCGCCGCATGGTCTCGTCGAGCAATGCGCTCTTCGTCTTCGAGGCGGCGGCGCGCAGCGGCAGTTTCACCCGCGCAGCCGAGGAGCTGAACGTCACCCAGCCGGCGGTCAGCCGCATGCTGTCGCGCTTCGAGAGCCATCTCGGCCTGCGACTTTTCGAGCGCGGCGGGAGGGGCGCGATCCTGACACCGGAGGGCGAAGTGCTCTATCGCCGCGTCGCCGACGGCTTCCGCAGCATCGAAGCGGGCCTGCGCGAGGTCGAGCAGCTACGCGGCGGCAAGGAGACGGTGACGATCTCGGTCTCCTCCGCCTTCACCACGCATTGGCTGATGCCGCGCATGGACCATTTCCAGCGCCGGTTTCCCGCAGTCGACCTGCGCTTCCAGATGATCGCCGGCTCCCTGCGCGGCCCGGTCGACAATGTCGATCTCGGCATGCGCTTCCTCGATGGCGACGAGGCGGTGCCGGCCGAGGCGATGGTGGTGCGTGAGGTGATGCTGCCGATCTGCAGCCCCGGCTACCGGCAGGCCGAGCCCGAAGCCGAGGTGACGGGCGAGGGCAACACGATCATCAACCTGACCGATTCCGCGCTCGACTGGGCCGAACGCTATCCGCCCTTCGCTACCGGCCGGCCCGGACCGGTCAAGACGCTGAGTTTCTCGGACTACGCCGTGGTGGTGCAGGCGGCGCTGCTCGGCCAGGGCGTCGCCTTCGGCTGGATCACCGTCGTCTCGCATGCGCTGAGGTCAGGCGCGCTGGTGCCGGCGAGCGACCGGCTGACGCGCGGCGAGCGCAACTGCGTGCTGTTGACGCCGCGCAACCGCCCGCCGAGTCCGGTCGTCCGCGCGATCCGGGACTGGATCGGGGCGGAGCTGAAGGCCGAGATCGAGGCAATCGACGCGCTTCATCCCGGCCTCGGTTTGAGGCAGGCCTGCTACGGCTGA
- a CDS encoding HAD-IA family hydrolase: MALSDFKVLTFDVVGTLIDFEAGVLGAVRRLGGPAAAKLSDDEIFAPYLKGRELHYERSSEVMKLVYIHLAKELGLPNDDATADAFQLAILRHPAFPDSAAALTRLRKHYRLVAMTNADRPSFTCYSHTLGNPFHDSITADEAIHPKPDPLYFAYNRGRQSAFGYKQEEILHVAQSQYHDIRVAKSLGYATCWIERRQGQKGFGGTPAVPEITKPDYHFTTLKALADAVEAERA; the protein is encoded by the coding sequence ATGGCCCTCAGCGATTTCAAGGTTCTCACATTCGACGTCGTCGGCACGCTGATCGACTTCGAGGCCGGCGTCCTCGGCGCGGTCCGGCGCCTTGGCGGCCCGGCTGCCGCCAAGCTCAGCGACGACGAGATCTTCGCGCCCTATCTCAAGGGCCGCGAGCTGCATTACGAGCGCTCGAGCGAAGTGATGAAGCTGGTCTACATCCACCTCGCCAAGGAACTCGGCCTGCCGAATGACGATGCCACGGCCGACGCCTTCCAGCTCGCCATCCTGCGCCATCCCGCCTTCCCGGATTCGGCTGCAGCGCTGACGCGACTGCGCAAGCACTACCGGCTGGTGGCGATGACCAATGCCGACCGGCCGAGCTTCACCTGCTACTCGCACACGCTCGGCAATCCGTTCCACGACAGCATCACCGCCGACGAGGCGATCCACCCCAAGCCCGATCCGCTCTACTTCGCCTATAATCGCGGCCGGCAATCGGCCTTCGGCTACAAGCAGGAGGAGATCCTGCATGTCGCGCAGAGCCAGTATCACGACATCCGTGTCGCCAAATCGCTGGGCTATGCCACCTGCTGGATCGAGCGGCGCCAAGGCCAGAAGGGCTTCGGCGGCACGCCGGCGGTGCCCGAGATCACCAAGCCCGATTATCACTTCACGACGCTGAAGGCGCTTGCCGACGCGGTCGAGGCGGAACGGGCCTGA
- a CDS encoding ABC transporter permease: MTLLAAPAVLVIVALVVIPVGWLAAQSIYDNGFTLEHYRRIFTEEVYWRSFALTFRIALMVTVLTLLLGYPVAYAAAHAKRPWNVLILACVMLPFWTSVLVRAYAWLVLLQRTGVANQLLERFGLITEPLAMVHNELGTVIATVHILLPFMVLPLYSTMQKIPRELMLAGASLGGGPLYSFLRIFLPLSLPGVVAGLTLVFVLTLGFYITPELLGGGRTVMISMVVSRNVELYAQWGAASAVGVVLLTCVLAIFAAVGRIIPLDKMLGQK, translated from the coding sequence ATGACGCTGCTCGCGGCGCCTGCCGTGCTGGTGATCGTCGCGCTGGTGGTGATCCCGGTCGGCTGGCTGGCGGCCCAGTCGATCTATGACAACGGCTTCACGCTGGAGCACTACCGCCGCATCTTCACCGAGGAGGTCTACTGGCGCAGCTTCGCGCTGACCTTCCGCATCGCCCTGATGGTGACGGTTCTCACCTTGCTTCTTGGCTATCCGGTCGCCTATGCGGCGGCCCACGCCAAGCGGCCCTGGAACGTGCTGATCCTGGCCTGCGTGATGCTGCCGTTCTGGACCAGCGTGCTGGTGCGCGCCTATGCCTGGCTCGTGCTGCTGCAGCGAACCGGCGTCGCCAACCAGCTGCTCGAACGCTTCGGACTGATCACAGAGCCTCTGGCGATGGTCCACAACGAGCTCGGCACGGTGATCGCGACCGTGCACATCCTCCTGCCCTTCATGGTGCTGCCGCTCTACTCGACCATGCAGAAGATTCCGCGCGAGCTGATGCTCGCCGGCGCCAGCCTCGGCGGCGGCCCGCTCTACAGCTTCCTGCGCATCTTCCTGCCGCTGTCGCTGCCGGGCGTCGTCGCGGGGCTGACTCTCGTCTTCGTGCTGACGCTCGGCTTCTACATCACGCCCGAGCTGCTCGGCGGCGGGCGCACCGTGATGATCTCGATGGTGGTGAGCCGCAATGTCGAGCTTTACGCGCAGTGGGGAGCAGCGAGCGCGGTCGGCGTCGTGCTCCTCACCTGCGTACTCGCGATCTTCGCCGCCGTCGGCCGCATCATCCCCCTCGACAAGATGCTGGGGCAGAAATGA
- a CDS encoding ABC transporter ATP-binding protein, producing the protein MANIGGERVEIRSASKHYGSVRALDDVSLDIAPQEFVSLLGPSGSGKTTLLGILGGFIQPSGGSVHLGGRDVTYTPPHKRDIGIVFQNYALFPHMSVGENVAFPLRARRLPKSTYAEKVRGALAMVDLAGYEERGIGQLSGGQRQRVALARAMIFEPRLILMDEPLSALDKQLRENMQIELRQLHKRLGATIIYVTHDQREALTMSDRVAILKDGKLVQIDRPERLHDHPANAFVASFIGEATLLPVQRAGQDSVSLAGTVLKSARPIAPNGELVLAIQTEKLLVEDGSGNPERNRLEARVTDIVFQGESLRVFLALDDGTALSLRQPSHYEAARRIPPVGERLAVSLHPQDTIIVPKIGA; encoded by the coding sequence ATGGCCAACATAGGCGGCGAACGCGTCGAGATCAGATCGGCGAGCAAGCATTACGGCTCGGTGCGTGCGCTCGACGATGTCTCGCTCGACATCGCCCCGCAGGAATTCGTCTCGCTGCTCGGCCCGTCCGGCTCGGGCAAGACCACCTTGCTCGGCATTCTCGGCGGCTTCATCCAGCCTTCCGGCGGCTCGGTCCATCTCGGCGGCCGCGACGTCACCTATACCCCGCCGCACAAGCGCGACATCGGCATCGTCTTCCAGAACTACGCGCTGTTCCCGCATATGAGCGTCGGCGAGAACGTCGCCTTTCCCCTGAGAGCGCGGCGCCTGCCCAAGTCGACCTATGCCGAGAAGGTCCGCGGCGCGCTCGCCATGGTCGACCTCGCCGGCTACGAGGAGCGCGGGATCGGCCAGCTCTCCGGCGGCCAGCGCCAGCGCGTCGCGCTCGCCCGCGCCATGATCTTCGAGCCGCGCCTGATCCTGATGGACGAGCCGCTCTCGGCGCTCGACAAGCAACTACGCGAAAACATGCAGATCGAGCTGCGCCAGCTCCACAAGCGGCTGGGCGCGACGATCATCTACGTCACGCACGACCAGCGCGAGGCGCTGACGATGAGCGACCGCGTCGCCATCCTGAAGGACGGCAAGCTGGTCCAGATCGACAGGCCCGAGCGCCTGCACGACCATCCCGCCAACGCCTTCGTCGCGAGCTTCATCGGCGAGGCGACGCTGCTGCCGGTCCAGCGCGCCGGGCAGGACAGCGTCTCGCTCGCCGGCACCGTGCTGAAGAGCGCCCGGCCGATCGCGCCGAACGGCGAGCTTGTGCTCGCGATACAGACCGAGAAGCTGCTGGTCGAGGACGGCTCCGGCAACCCCGAGCGCAACCGGCTCGAAGCCCGGGTCACCGATATCGTCTTCCAGGGCGAGAGCCTGCGGGTCTTCCTCGCGCTCGACGACGGCACGGCGCTCAGCCTGCGTCAGCCCAGCCATTACGAGGCCGCCCGTCGCATCCCGCCGGTCGGCGAGCGCCTCGCCGTCAGCCTCCACCCGCAGGACACGATCATCGTGCCGAAAATCGGCGCCTGA
- a CDS encoding ABC transporter permease, translated as MKTSLLPRLAFGLVVGLVLIYLMLPVLIIVPMSFSSTRFLTFPPPALSLRWYAEYFGNPNWMQGTRMSLMLGVLTVLIATPLGTAAAYAISNAQNRLMRSLHMVLMLPLIVPIIIVAIGIFFVYAKLDLIQTLTGLVLANVMLGLPYVITSVVAGLQSFDKTQEMVARSLGMNRLRAFLTVTLPQIKASVFAGAVFAFISAIDETIIALFVSGGQYQTLTKRMFTALRDEIDPTIASISTLLTVASFLLVLLAMSGQKKDT; from the coding sequence ATGAAAACCTCGCTGCTGCCGCGCCTCGCCTTCGGCCTCGTCGTCGGGCTCGTCCTGATCTACCTGATGCTGCCGGTGCTGATCATCGTGCCGATGTCGTTCTCGAGCACGCGCTTCCTGACCTTCCCGCCGCCGGCGCTCTCGCTGCGCTGGTACGCCGAGTATTTTGGCAACCCGAACTGGATGCAGGGCACGCGCATGAGCCTGATGCTCGGCGTGCTGACCGTATTGATCGCGACACCGCTCGGCACTGCCGCGGCCTATGCCATCAGCAACGCCCAGAACCGGCTGATGCGCTCGCTGCATATGGTGCTGATGCTGCCACTGATCGTGCCGATCATCATCGTCGCGATCGGCATCTTCTTCGTCTACGCCAAGCTCGACCTGATCCAGACGCTGACCGGGCTGGTGCTGGCCAATGTCATGCTCGGCCTGCCCTATGTCATCACCTCGGTCGTCGCCGGCCTGCAGAGCTTCGACAAGACGCAGGAGATGGTGGCGCGCAGCCTCGGCATGAACCGCCTGCGAGCCTTCCTCACCGTGACGCTGCCGCAGATCAAGGCCAGCGTCTTCGCCGGCGCCGTCTTCGCCTTCATCTCGGCGATCGACGAGACGATCATCGCGCTCTTCGTGTCGGGCGGTCAGTACCAGACCCTGACCAAGCGCATGTTCACCGCCCTGCGCGACGAGATCGACCCGACCATCGCCTCGATCTCGACCCTGTTGACCGTCGCCTCTTTCCTGCTCGTCCTGCTCGCCATGAGCGGACAGAAGAAGGACACGTAG
- a CDS encoding ABC transporter substrate-binding protein, with the protein MAAEQIMFVSQGGAYQKAQTIAILDPSAKKLGITINQDSVPDAWPIMRSQVASGKPTWDVVDVATNFCLRGGEQGIVEKLDFSKIPNAAAMPAEYRSDYSVAYEFYSSVLGYNLKKFPDAASAPKSWADFWDVKKFPGRRSLRNHPLATLEAALMADGVAPDKLYPLDVERAFKKLEEIKPNITVWWTSGAQSAQLLNDGEVDMVMAWNGRISALTKEGAKVTYTYNQGILQSTSLCVLKGAPNLPTAIKFLNEAVDPVHQANLPLHIDYGPANPKAYDTKVISEARVKELPSAPENAKVQALMSYAWWTSPAGEAAEKRWLQFMQK; encoded by the coding sequence ATGGCGGCCGAGCAGATCATGTTCGTCTCGCAGGGCGGCGCCTATCAGAAGGCGCAGACCATCGCGATCCTCGACCCGAGCGCCAAGAAGCTCGGCATCACCATCAACCAGGACAGCGTGCCCGATGCCTGGCCGATCATGCGCTCGCAGGTCGCATCGGGTAAGCCGACCTGGGACGTCGTCGACGTCGCCACCAATTTCTGCTTGCGCGGCGGCGAGCAGGGCATCGTCGAGAAGCTCGACTTCAGCAAGATCCCGAACGCAGCAGCGATGCCGGCCGAGTACCGCAGCGACTACTCGGTGGCCTATGAGTTCTATTCGAGTGTGCTCGGCTACAATCTGAAGAAATTCCCGGACGCGGCCTCGGCGCCCAAGAGCTGGGCCGATTTCTGGGACGTGAAGAAGTTCCCGGGCCGCCGCTCGCTGCGCAACCACCCGCTCGCGACACTGGAAGCGGCGCTGATGGCCGACGGCGTCGCGCCCGACAAGCTCTACCCGCTCGATGTTGAGCGCGCCTTCAAGAAGCTCGAGGAGATCAAGCCGAACATCACGGTCTGGTGGACCTCGGGCGCCCAATCGGCGCAGCTCCTCAATGACGGCGAGGTCGACATGGTGATGGCCTGGAACGGCCGCATCAGCGCGCTGACCAAGGAAGGCGCCAAGGTCACCTACACCTACAACCAGGGCATCCTGCAGAGCACCTCGCTTTGCGTGCTCAAGGGCGCGCCCAACCTGCCGACCGCGATCAAGTTCCTGAACGAGGCGGTCGACCCGGTGCACCAGGCCAATCTGCCGCTGCATATCGATTACGGCCCGGCCAACCCGAAGGCCTACGACACCAAGGTCATCTCCGAGGCGCGGGTCAAGGAGCTGCCGAGTGCGCCCGAGAATGCCAAGGTGCAGGCCCTGATGTCCTATGCCTGGTGGACCTCGCCGGCCGGCGAGGCGGCCGAGAAGCGCTGGCTGCAGTTCATGCAGAAATAA
- a CDS encoding NAD(P)/FAD-dependent oxidoreductase, whose protein sequence is MTAAPTSWQALDAAPSLWRATASPLQALPALAGDAQADVVIIGAGYTGLSAAHHLAASGLAPLVLEANEPGWGASGRNGGVITAKFRLSFPAIAASHGRDMAKRMYDIAHEATDIVAELVGAHGIADAGLTRAGQVKAAHNHETLAYAVKEAQWLRAELGDTTMTVLDAGQVREETGSAGFVGGVLNAGSGGIHPLSYLRGLARGVASQGIPVHSQTPALSLKRERDGVLVETPRGTVRARQAIIATNSYSDLTPATREYQRTLIPFRSAIIATQKLSPNLAASVMPTGRTYTETKRMMRWFRMVDDRIVFGGRGAFGKTDSAAAFAALHKAMVGIFPQVADVPLAFSWSGLVAMTLDSVPHVGRVDDRVMVAMGYNGAGVAMSSLMGRYLAAFARGERPDVGLLDVGRMRPVPFYPLREPAVRLVAGWYQFLDAIGR, encoded by the coding sequence GTGACGGCCGCGCCGACATCCTGGCAGGCCCTCGACGCCGCGCCCTCGCTCTGGCGGGCGACGGCATCGCCGCTGCAGGCGCTGCCGGCGCTCGCCGGCGATGCGCAGGCCGACGTCGTGATCATCGGCGCCGGCTATACAGGGCTCTCGGCCGCCCATCATCTCGCCGCCAGCGGCCTTGCGCCACTAGTTCTGGAGGCGAACGAGCCCGGCTGGGGTGCGAGCGGGCGCAATGGCGGCGTCATCACCGCCAAGTTTCGCCTGTCCTTCCCGGCGATCGCCGCCAGCCATGGCCGGGACATGGCGAAACGCATGTACGACATCGCCCATGAGGCGACCGACATCGTCGCCGAGCTGGTCGGCGCCCATGGCATCGCGGACGCCGGCTTGACCCGCGCCGGCCAGGTCAAGGCGGCGCACAACCACGAGACGCTGGCCTATGCGGTGAAGGAAGCGCAGTGGCTGCGCGCCGAACTCGGCGACACCACGATGACCGTGCTCGATGCCGGACAGGTGCGTGAGGAGACCGGTTCCGCCGGGTTCGTCGGCGGCGTGCTCAATGCCGGCTCGGGCGGCATCCACCCGCTCAGCTATCTGCGCGGCCTCGCCCGCGGCGTGGCCTCGCAGGGCATCCCCGTCCATAGCCAGACGCCGGCACTCAGCCTCAAGCGCGAACGCGACGGCGTGCTGGTCGAGACGCCGCGGGGCACGGTGCGGGCCAGGCAGGCGATCATCGCCACCAACAGCTACTCAGACCTGACGCCCGCGACCCGCGAATACCAGCGCACGCTCATCCCGTTCCGCAGCGCGATCATCGCGACGCAGAAACTCTCGCCGAACCTCGCTGCCAGCGTGATGCCGACAGGCCGGACCTATACCGAGACCAAGCGGATGATGCGCTGGTTCCGCATGGTCGACGACCGGATCGTCTTCGGCGGCCGCGGCGCCTTCGGCAAGACGGATTCCGCCGCCGCCTTCGCCGCCCTGCACAAGGCGATGGTCGGCATCTTCCCGCAGGTCGCCGACGTGCCGCTGGCCTTTTCCTGGTCCGGACTCGTCGCGATGACGCTCGATTCCGTGCCGCATGTCGGACGCGTCGACGACCGAGTCATGGTCGCCATGGGCTACAACGGCGCCGGCGTCGCCATGTCGAGCCTGATGGGGCGCTATCTCGCTGCCTTTGCGCGCGGCGAGCGCCCCGATGTCGGGCTGCTCGACGTCGGCCGCATGCGGCCCGTGCCCTTCTACCCACTTCGAGAACCGGCCGTCCGCCTGGTCGCCGGTTGGTACCAGTTTCTAGACGCGATCGGACGGTAG